The Natranaerovirga hydrolytica genome window below encodes:
- a CDS encoding F0F1 ATP synthase subunit epsilon, with product MADALFKLQIITPERVFCEEEINRVTFTTTEGDIGVLKGHIPLTTTVKSGVVKIKTGEDEKRAALHGGFAEIKENEVTILADAAEWPEEIDVERAMKAKERAKEKIEHKSEVDMLRAEASLKRSLVRIEVAQKHK from the coding sequence ATGGCTGACGCATTATTTAAACTACAAATCATTACACCGGAAAGAGTGTTTTGTGAGGAAGAAATCAATAGGGTGACTTTTACAACAACTGAAGGAGACATAGGTGTTTTAAAAGGACACATACCATTAACAACCACAGTTAAAAGTGGTGTTGTTAAAATAAAAACAGGTGAAGACGAAAAAAGAGCAGCGCTTCACGGTGGTTTTGCAGAGATAAAAGAAAATGAAGTGACAATTTTGGCAGATGCAGCAGAATGGCCAGAAGAAATAGATGTAGAAAGAGCGATGAAAGCAAAAGAAAGAGCCAAAGAAAAGATCGAACACAAGAGTGAAGTGGATATGTTAAGAGCAGAAGCATCTTTAAAACGTTCCCTCGTTCGAATAGAAGTGGCACAAAAACATAAATAA
- the atpD gene encoding F0F1 ATP synthase subunit beta yields the protein MSKKSVGKITQIIGAVLDIKFSQSELPALKNAVEIPLKNEEKLIVEVAQHLGDDTVRCIAMGGTDGLVRGMEAMDTGDPISVPVGEKTLGRIFNVTGNAIDNKPEPEDVNYWPIHREAPKFEEQSTQTEILETGIKVVDLLCPYQKGGKIGLFGGAGVGKTVLIQELIRNIATEHGGYSVFTGVGERTREGNDLYYEMAESGVIDKTAMVFGQMNEPPGARMRVGLTGLTMAEYFRDKGGRDVLLFVDNIYRFTQAGSEVSALLGRVPSAVGYQPTLATEMGALQERITSTKNGSITSVQAVYVPADDLTDPAPATTFAHLDATTVLSRSIVELGIYPAVDPLDSTSRILDPRIVGEEHYKVARGVQEILQKYKELQDIIAILGMDELSEEDKLIVSRARKIQRFLSQPFFVAQQFTGKEGRYVPVSETVQGFREILEGKHDDIPEGAFLLAGNIDDVIAKG from the coding sequence ATGTCAAAAAAAAGTGTTGGAAAGATCACTCAAATCATTGGTGCTGTTCTAGATATAAAGTTCTCCCAAAGCGAATTGCCTGCATTAAAGAATGCTGTTGAAATACCTCTAAAAAATGAAGAAAAACTTATTGTAGAAGTAGCACAGCATTTAGGTGATGACACTGTTAGATGTATTGCTATGGGTGGAACAGATGGTTTAGTTCGTGGGATGGAAGCAATGGATACAGGTGACCCAATATCTGTTCCTGTAGGAGAAAAAACATTAGGTAGAATATTTAATGTTACAGGAAACGCTATTGATAATAAACCAGAACCAGAAGATGTTAACTATTGGCCAATTCATAGAGAAGCACCAAAGTTTGAAGAACAATCAACTCAAACAGAAATACTTGAAACAGGTATAAAAGTTGTCGATTTGTTATGTCCATACCAAAAGGGTGGTAAAATCGGTTTGTTTGGAGGAGCTGGTGTTGGTAAAACAGTACTGATCCAAGAGCTTATTAGAAATATTGCTACAGAGCATGGTGGATATTCTGTTTTTACTGGTGTTGGTGAAAGAACAAGAGAAGGTAACGACCTTTATTATGAAATGGCAGAGTCAGGTGTTATTGACAAAACAGCCATGGTGTTTGGTCAAATGAATGAACCACCTGGAGCGAGAATGAGAGTTGGATTAACAGGACTGACAATGGCAGAATACTTCCGTGACAAAGGTGGAAGAGACGTATTATTATTTGTGGATAATATATACCGATTTACACAAGCAGGTTCAGAAGTGTCAGCACTTTTAGGTCGTGTACCAAGTGCCGTTGGGTATCAACCGACCTTGGCAACTGAGATGGGTGCTTTGCAAGAGCGTATTACATCTACTAAAAATGGTTCTATTACATCTGTACAAGCCGTATATGTGCCAGCAGATGATTTAACAGATCCAGCGCCAGCAACAACATTCGCCCACTTAGATGCAACTACAGTATTAAGCCGTTCCATTGTTGAGCTTGGTATATATCCAGCAGTAGACCCATTAGATTCAACATCAAGAATACTAGATCCAAGAATTGTTGGAGAAGAGCATTATAAAGTAGCTCGTGGTGTTCAAGAAATCTTACAAAAATACAAAGAACTTCAAGATATTATTGCCATACTGGGTATGGATGAATTATCAGAAGAAGATAAATTAATTGTTTCTAGAGCAAGAAAGATACAACGTTTCTTATCTCAACCATTTTTCGTTGCTCAACAATTTACTGGAAAAGAAGGACGTTATGTACCAGTTAGTGAAACAGTACAGGGCTTTAGAGAGATACTTGAGGGTAAACATGATGATATACCAGAAGGTGCTTTTTTATTAGCAGGTAATATTGATGATGTTATTGCCAAAGGTTAG
- the atpG gene encoding ATP synthase F1 subunit gamma → MASIRDIKRRKTSIQSTQQITKAMKLVATAKLQKAKTKAEETEKYFNKMYETVTSILSQTGDIKHQYIEGNDSEKKGYIVISSNRGLAGGYNSNVLKLILNDAEKKENKWVYPVGKKATDGLRRREYNIVQEYNHVIEGPEYNEAVEIGKKVLEDYLNKEISEIYLIYTDFISTISQEAKMIKLLPIEKNNDEDNKKSALMNYEPSEEDVLDIMIPRYIYSLIYGGLMKSVASEHGARMTAMDSATNNAKEIIDDLSLEYNRARQASITQEISEIVGGAEALK, encoded by the coding sequence ATGGCATCCATAAGAGATATTAAACGAAGAAAAACCAGTATACAGAGTACCCAACAAATAACGAAAGCAATGAAATTAGTAGCCACTGCAAAATTACAAAAGGCTAAAACAAAAGCGGAAGAAACAGAAAAATACTTCAATAAAATGTATGAAACCGTTACTTCCATTTTATCTCAAACGGGAGATATCAAGCATCAATATATTGAAGGGAATGACTCTGAGAAAAAAGGCTACATTGTTATTTCATCTAACAGAGGGTTAGCAGGTGGATACAATTCGAATGTTCTTAAGTTGATTCTTAATGATGCAGAAAAAAAAGAGAACAAATGGGTTTATCCAGTAGGTAAAAAAGCCACTGATGGTTTGAGAAGAAGAGAATATAACATTGTACAAGAATACAATCATGTTATTGAAGGACCGGAATATAATGAAGCCGTTGAAATTGGAAAAAAAGTTTTAGAGGATTATCTGAATAAAGAAATCAGCGAAATATATTTGATTTATACTGATTTTATTTCAACAATTAGCCAAGAAGCAAAAATGATAAAATTATTACCAATTGAAAAAAATAACGATGAAGATAATAAAAAAAGTGCTTTAATGAATTATGAACCATCAGAAGAAGATGTGTTGGATATTATGATCCCTAGATACATATATAGTCTTATATATGGTGGGTTAATGAAATCTGTAGCAAGTGAGCACGGTGCAAGAATGACTGCAATGGACTCAGCTACGAACAATGCAAAAGAAATAATAGATGATTTATCACTGGAATATAATAGAGCTAGACAAGCGTCTATTACTCAAGAGATATCAGAAATTGTAGGTGGAGCAGAAGCACTTAAATAA
- the atpA gene encoding F0F1 ATP synthase subunit alpha produces MNLKPEEISSVIKEQIKRYKNDLEVSDVGTIIQVADGIARIHGLEKAMAGELLEFPGDVYGMVLNLEQDNVGAVLLGDDESIREGAVVKATGRVVEVPVGDALIGRVVNALGQPIDGKGPIQTDKYRKIERVAPGVIERKSVDTPLQTGIKAVDSMVPIGRGQRELIIGDRQTGKTAVAIDTIINQKDEDVLCIYVAIGQKASTVAQIVNTLEEYGAMDYTTIVTSTASELAPLQYISPYSGCTIGEEWMENGKDVLIIYDDLSKHAVAYRAMSLLLRRPPGREAYPGDVFYLHSRLLERAARLSDENGGGSLTALPIIETQAGDVSAYIPTNVISITDGQIYLETELFNAGIRPAINPGLSVSRVGGAAQIKAMKKIAGPIRVELAQYRELAAFAQFGSDLDKDTKEKLAQGERIMEVLKQPQYEPMSVADQVLILYAVTKKYLMDIDIDKIQLFQNKFFEFVETKYSDLQKAILESGSITDEIEGTVIKAIEEFKQEFLKEV; encoded by the coding sequence ATGAATTTAAAACCAGAAGAAATAAGTTCAGTAATTAAAGAACAAATTAAAAGATATAAAAATGACTTAGAAGTTTCAGATGTAGGGACGATTATTCAAGTTGCAGATGGTATCGCCCGTATACATGGACTTGAAAAAGCAATGGCAGGGGAACTTTTAGAATTCCCTGGAGATGTATATGGTATGGTACTTAACCTAGAACAAGATAATGTAGGTGCTGTTTTACTAGGTGATGATGAAAGTATTAGAGAAGGCGCTGTTGTAAAGGCGACTGGACGTGTGGTAGAAGTTCCAGTAGGTGATGCTTTGATCGGGCGTGTTGTTAACGCATTAGGTCAACCCATTGACGGAAAAGGCCCCATACAAACAGATAAGTATCGTAAAATAGAGAGAGTAGCACCTGGAGTTATTGAACGTAAATCAGTAGATACGCCTCTACAAACAGGTATTAAAGCCGTTGACTCTATGGTACCAATAGGTAGAGGGCAACGTGAGTTGATTATAGGAGATAGACAAACAGGTAAAACAGCTGTTGCTATTGATACAATCATTAACCAAAAAGATGAAGATGTTTTGTGTATCTATGTTGCAATAGGCCAAAAAGCTTCAACAGTAGCACAAATTGTAAATACATTAGAAGAATATGGTGCTATGGATTATACCACTATTGTAACATCCACAGCAAGTGAACTGGCACCTCTTCAATATATTTCCCCTTATTCAGGGTGCACAATAGGTGAAGAGTGGATGGAAAATGGTAAAGATGTATTAATCATATACGATGATTTATCAAAACATGCTGTAGCCTATAGAGCGATGTCACTACTGCTTAGAAGACCTCCAGGTCGAGAAGCTTATCCAGGAGATGTATTTTACTTGCACTCAAGATTATTAGAGCGTGCTGCAAGATTGTCTGATGAAAATGGTGGTGGTTCTTTAACGGCCCTTCCAATCATTGAGACTCAAGCAGGTGATGTATCTGCATATATACCAACCAATGTTATCTCAATAACAGATGGTCAAATATATTTAGAAACAGAATTGTTTAATGCAGGGATAAGACCTGCCATTAACCCTGGTCTTTCAGTATCTCGTGTTGGTGGTGCAGCACAAATAAAAGCAATGAAAAAAATTGCAGGTCCAATTCGTGTAGAATTGGCTCAATATAGAGAGTTAGCTGCGTTTGCTCAGTTTGGTTCAGACTTAGATAAAGATACAAAAGAAAAATTAGCTCAAGGTGAACGTATTATGGAAGTGTTGAAACAACCTCAATACGAGCCAATGTCAGTAGCTGACCAAGTGTTAATTTTATATGCAGTAACAAAGAAATATCTAATGGATATAGACATTGATAAAATTCAATTGTTCCAAAATAAATTCTTTGAATTTGTTGAAACAAAGTATTCTGATTTGCAAAAAGCCATTCTAGAAAGTGGATCCATTACAGATGAAATTGAAGGCACTGTTATAAAAGCAATTGAAGAATTCAAACAAGAATTTCTAAAAGAGGTGTGA
- the atpH gene encoding ATP synthase F1 subunit delta, whose protein sequence is MAELVVKTYSNAIFQLAKEEDALDAIEEEAQVVLKILNENEEFLTLLNHPKISKEDKISILEKTFSEKISANFLGLLVIVVKKDRYSYIVEIIRELLNAIKEEKGIVAAHISSAKNLSDAQKEKVEQRLKELTQKSIEPVYVVESSLIGGLKIRIGDRIVDNSIKGKIDLMAKELRNMQLA, encoded by the coding sequence GTGGCTGAATTAGTAGTAAAAACCTACAGTAATGCAATTTTTCAATTAGCGAAAGAAGAAGATGCTCTTGATGCTATTGAAGAAGAAGCGCAAGTTGTATTAAAAATATTAAACGAGAATGAAGAGTTTTTAACACTATTAAATCACCCGAAAATTTCTAAAGAAGATAAAATATCTATTTTAGAAAAAACATTTAGTGAAAAAATATCAGCAAATTTTCTAGGCTTATTAGTGATTGTCGTAAAAAAAGATCGATACAGTTATATAGTAGAGATTATAAGAGAATTGTTAAATGCAATAAAAGAAGAGAAAGGTATTGTTGCTGCGCATATATCTTCTGCTAAAAATTTAAGCGATGCACAAAAAGAAAAAGTTGAACAACGCCTTAAAGAATTAACTCAGAAAAGTATAGAACCAGTGTATGTTGTAGAATCTTCTCTTATTGGTGGGTTAAAAATTAGAATAGGCGATAGAATTGTTGATAATAGCATAAAAGGGAAAATCGATTTAATGGCTAAAGAACTTAGAAATATGCAATTAGCCTAG
- the atpF gene encoding F0F1 ATP synthase subunit B encodes MGRLFGFDLQLILDSVGMIITLLLLFAVMSYFLYEPIRSFMEKRSEKIRKDIEDASQQKKDALKLKEDYETKLKDINKEADVILSDARKKAMGKEEEIIQKAKEEAKRIMERAHLEIEREKEKVKEDVKTEMIDIATVLAEKFVAKSIEEKEYNELIEQTLNEMGDQTWLN; translated from the coding sequence TTGGGTAGATTATTTGGATTTGATTTGCAACTTATTTTAGACAGCGTTGGTATGATTATTACTTTATTACTACTATTTGCTGTAATGAGTTATTTTCTTTATGAACCAATAAGAAGCTTTATGGAAAAACGTTCAGAAAAAATAAGGAAAGATATTGAAGATGCAAGTCAACAAAAAAAGGATGCTTTAAAGCTAAAAGAGGATTATGAAACGAAGTTAAAAGATATAAACAAAGAAGCAGATGTTATACTTTCTGATGCTAGAAAAAAAGCAATGGGAAAAGAAGAAGAAATTATACAAAAAGCTAAAGAAGAAGCAAAACGCATTATGGAAAGAGCGCATCTTGAAATTGAAAGAGAAAAAGAAAAGGTAAAAGAAGATGTTAAAACAGAAATGATTGATATAGCTACTGTTTTAGCTGAAAAATTCGTTGCTAAATCTATAGAAGAAAAAGAATACAATGAATTGATTGAACAAACACTTAATGAAATGGGTGATCAAACGTGGCTGAATTAG
- the atpE gene encoding ATP synthase F0 subunit C: MESIDGRALILACSAIGAGLAMIAGIGAGIGQGYAAGKAAEAVGRQPGAKSDVQSTMIVGAAIAETTGIYGFVIALMLLFMNPLINTYMNLIG; this comes from the coding sequence ATGGAATCAATCGATGGAAGAGCTTTGATATTAGCTTGCTCAGCTATAGGTGCAGGATTAGCAATGATCGCTGGTATAGGTGCAGGTATTGGACAGGGGTATGCAGCTGGTAAGGCAGCAGAAGCAGTAGGAAGACAACCAGGAGCAAAATCAGATGTTCAAAGTACAATGATCGTTGGTGCTGCAATTGCAGAAACAACAGGTATCTATGGTTTCGTAATAGCGCTTATGTTATTATTTATGAATCCATTAATTAACACTTACATGAATCTAATAGGATAA
- the atpB gene encoding F0F1 ATP synthase subunit A, which yields MTDFTIEELFVINIGDIEWMIGSTHFSVLMISLFLIGFSIYVNRRFKRFQEVPTGLQNFVEMVIELFDKFAVTTMGQQGKKFASYFLTLFVFLIISNLSGLVLLRPPTADYAVPLGLAIISFFMFQYYGIKAKGVGGYLKGLTEPIVFLTPINVIGELANPVSLSFRLFGNIIGGTVLLSLYYSTPWFMNIGIPGFLHFYFDIFAGLLQAFVFTILSMVLLTGAME from the coding sequence GTGACAGATTTCACTATAGAAGAATTGTTTGTAATTAATATTGGTGATATAGAATGGATGATTGGGTCAACACATTTTAGTGTATTGATGATTAGTCTGTTCTTAATCGGATTCTCTATTTATGTGAATAGAAGATTTAAGAGGTTTCAAGAAGTGCCTACAGGACTTCAAAATTTTGTTGAGATGGTCATAGAACTTTTTGACAAGTTCGCCGTAACAACGATGGGGCAGCAAGGGAAGAAATTTGCGTCTTATTTTTTAACACTATTTGTATTTTTGATTATATCAAATTTATCAGGTTTAGTATTATTAAGGCCACCAACTGCAGATTATGCTGTGCCATTAGGATTGGCGATTATTTCGTTTTTTATGTTCCAGTATTACGGCATTAAGGCAAAAGGTGTAGGTGGTTACTTGAAAGGCCTTACTGAGCCAATTGTATTTTTAACACCGATTAATGTTATAGGGGAGTTAGCAAATCCTGTTTCTTTATCTTTCCGTTTATTTGGAAATATTATTGGTGGAACAGTGCTACTTTCTTTGTATTATTCAACACCATGGTTTATGAATATAGGTATACCTGGGTTTTTGCATTTTTATTTTGATATTTTTGCAGGCCTTTTACAAGCATTTGTATTTACAATATTAAGTATGGTTTTATTAACAGGTGCAATGGAATAA
- a CDS encoding ATP synthase subunit I, whose amino-acid sequence MIDQSQQKLLKGIIKGMLVISLTIIIISFVFFKNIAFVIGVIVGTLTAILQLIDINKSMNKALDRSPEKAKSYTIKKSISRYFIIMVILILAIKFYPDTVVGIIIGLFLLKMSIYLMPLFNKT is encoded by the coding sequence ATGATAGATCAATCACAACAAAAACTGTTAAAAGGTATAATAAAAGGAATGTTAGTTATATCTTTAACAATAATAATAATTTCTTTTGTTTTCTTTAAAAACATAGCTTTTGTTATAGGTGTTATAGTCGGGACATTAACAGCAATTTTACAACTTATAGATATTAATAAAAGTATGAATAAAGCTTTAGATCGATCTCCAGAAAAAGCAAAAAGTTATACCATAAAAAAATCAATTAGTAGATATTTTATCATTATGGTTATTTTAATATTGGCTATAAAATTTTATCCTGATACAGTGGTAGGTATAATAATAGGTCTTTTCTTACTAAAAATGTCTATCTATTTAATGCCTTTATTTAATAAAACTTAA
- a CDS encoding AtpZ/AtpI family protein codes for MDPKVLKYLVLLNQIALVMMIPILFGIFFGKWLDEKLNANGIVTVIFIILGLMAAMRNLFVITTKFFNKDS; via the coding sequence ATGGATCCTAAAGTATTAAAGTATCTTGTGTTGTTAAATCAAATAGCTTTAGTCATGATGATTCCTATATTATTTGGCATTTTTTTTGGCAAATGGTTAGATGAAAAATTAAATGCTAATGGTATTGTAACCGTTATATTTATTATATTAGGTTTAATGGCAGCAATGCGTAATTTATTTGTGATTACAACAAAATTTTTTAATAAAGATTCATAA
- a CDS encoding ACT domain-containing protein — MEAVITNLYVTQNVTLITLINVPSKIGSRADIFKSLAQADINIDMVSQTTPFKEEINISFTIDDEELLNAIQALKTFKGSIPDLRIEVNSNNSKISLFGDAMRHTSGVFAESLDLLVRANVDVKIVTTSEADISYLIYSSDESKALSILREHYNIA; from the coding sequence ATGGAAGCTGTTATTACAAATTTATATGTTACACAAAATGTAACCCTTATTACTTTGATTAATGTTCCTAGCAAAATTGGATCAAGAGCTGATATATTCAAATCTCTTGCTCAAGCAGATATAAACATTGATATGGTAAGTCAAACCACGCCTTTTAAAGAAGAGATTAACATTTCTTTTACCATTGATGATGAAGAACTGTTAAATGCTATTCAAGCACTTAAAACTTTCAAAGGGTCTATTCCTGATTTGAGAATTGAAGTGAACTCAAACAATAGCAAAATCTCACTGTTTGGGGACGCTATGAGACACACTTCTGGGGTATTTGCAGAGTCACTAGACTTGTTGGTGAGAGCAAATGTGGATGTAAAGATTGTAACAACGTCAGAAGCGGATATTTCTTATTTGATCTATTCTTCAGATGAGTCAAAGGCACTTTCTATATTAAGAGAACATTATAACATTGCATAA